The Deltaproteobacteria bacterium genome contains a region encoding:
- a CDS encoding thrombospondin type 3 repeat-containing protein, producing the protein MLWGAPARATHIVPTAITFTLLHADCAGGTGNFDLYVNSTLVAAAVPTTQGCACNSSPLVVTLSDATTLAAFDPTMCNGFHVDVHGFVALAFARVTVSTSGAPADQCIFDGSPSNPNPTCASRDLCSGPSFTFGPLSAGSSDPDADGKVTGIGDDCDNCPAVANSDQADSDGDGVGDACDNCPGLSNSDQADGDGDGIGDVCDPCTGPDSDGDGLCDASDNCPFTFNPDQADTDGDGVGDACDFCAGPGANDSDGDGLCDGADNCPSAYNPDQADTDGDGVADACDNCPDIANADQADSDFDGIGDVCDPCVGSDSDGDGICDDSDNCPFAYNPDQADSDGDGFGDACDFCAGPGTSDPDGDGVCDPGDNCPFVANADQTDSDGDGLGDACDPCPGAAGDGAVIGNGTVTLGVNCAGHLNVPFTPDPLAIGFMGLRYVPTGAASTEPGCQCEGWGAADVTTAITGSANRDVGGVTNISVLSFSASATTAVSKVRIGSTFEVTHDYHPSGTTADLYEVLVSIKNISANPEHVLYRRVMDWDIYPTPFNEYVTINNGSAADLFRTDTNGFNSGDPFSFSSYQPGPVTDAGPADHGALFDFDFGMLAPGATKQFKTFYGAAATEVAALADVTSVGAEAFSFGQPNVPGGPDLGIPNTFIFAFAGVGGNPVFCGDGHVDTGEECDDGNNIDGDCCSARCKFEDTATSCTADQDACTLDHCDGAGACVVGDPVKVDDGNACTKDTCDPVTGQVSHTPVDNGTACDDGSACTQTDTCQEGQCTGSNPVTCSASDQCHVAGTCDPSTGVCSNPARPDGSACNDGSACTQTDTCQAGSCSGSNPVTCSASDQCHVAGTCDSSTGVCSNPAKPDGSACSDGSACTQTDTCQAGSCTGSNPVTCSASDQCHVAGTCDASTGACSNPAKPDGSACNDGSACTQTDTCQAGTCTGSNPVTCSASDQCHVAGVCDPSTGACSNPAKPDGSACDDGNVCTTPDVCQQGSCVGGAALSCDDGNPCTDDQCTATGCVHSNNTAPCDDGFACTTNDTCSNGSCVGGTLLSCDDGNPCTDDQCTATGCAHSNNTAPCDDGVACTINDTCSNGSCIGGTLLSCDDGNPCTDDSCGPTGCVHTNNTAPCTVSGEDDGDDHEGGQCHASGEPDQHFGFFGGEHHTGDHHGDGGHDDGDDDDDGGVGICSEGVCVPVCTRESCSDHDACTIDACDAAGACTHTPVSVDDQNACTRDTCDREEGVRHKPIDIDDHNRCTVDACDPLNGVSHTPVPVDDGNACTVDSCDPRRGVRHESVNVDDHNRCTADACDPLTGSVTHTPIPGCRR; encoded by the coding sequence ATGCTATGGGGTGCGCCCGCGCGCGCCACGCACATCGTGCCGACCGCGATCACGTTCACGCTCTTGCACGCGGATTGCGCCGGCGGAACCGGCAACTTTGACTTGTACGTCAACAGCACTTTGGTGGCGGCGGCGGTGCCGACGACGCAAGGTTGCGCGTGCAACTCCAGCCCGCTGGTGGTGACGTTGAGCGACGCGACGACGTTGGCGGCGTTCGATCCGACGATGTGCAACGGCTTCCACGTCGATGTTCATGGCTTCGTCGCCCTCGCGTTTGCGCGCGTGACCGTATCCACTTCCGGTGCGCCGGCGGATCAGTGCATTTTCGACGGCAGTCCGTCGAATCCCAACCCCACCTGCGCCAGCCGGGATCTCTGCAGCGGGCCGTCGTTTACGTTTGGCCCGCTATCGGCGGGGAGTTCAGATCCCGACGCCGACGGGAAAGTCACCGGCATCGGCGACGACTGCGACAATTGCCCCGCGGTTGCCAACTCCGACCAGGCGGACAGCGACGGTGACGGTGTCGGCGACGCCTGTGACAACTGCCCAGGCCTGTCCAATTCCGACCAGGCCGACGGCGATGGCGACGGCATTGGCGACGTGTGCGATCCGTGCACCGGCCCCGATTCTGATGGCGACGGTCTCTGCGACGCCAGCGACAATTGCCCCTTCACCTTCAATCCCGACCAAGCCGACACCGATGGCGACGGGGTTGGCGACGCGTGCGATTTCTGCGCTGGACCGGGCGCGAACGACAGTGACGGCGACGGCTTGTGCGACGGGGCTGACAATTGTCCGTCTGCCTATAATCCCGACCAGGCCGACACCGATGGTGACGGGGTCGCCGATGCGTGCGACAACTGCCCCGACATTGCAAATGCCGACCAAGCCGACAGCGATTTCGACGGCATCGGGGATGTGTGCGATCCGTGCGTCGGTTCCGATTCTGACGGTGACGGCATTTGCGACGACTCCGACAATTGTCCGTTTGCCTACAACCCGGACCAAGCCGACAGCGACGGCGATGGGTTTGGCGACGCGTGCGATTTTTGCGCTGGCCCCGGCACCAGTGATCCCGATGGCGACGGTGTCTGCGATCCGGGCGACAACTGCCCGTTTGTAGCCAACGCCGACCAGACCGACAGTGACGGCGATGGTCTCGGCGATGCGTGCGATCCGTGCCCCGGCGCTGCCGGCGACGGCGCGGTGATCGGCAACGGTACGGTGACCCTCGGCGTCAATTGCGCCGGTCATCTCAACGTTCCTTTTACCCCTGACCCGCTCGCTATCGGCTTCATGGGACTGCGCTACGTACCGACCGGCGCCGCGTCGACCGAACCCGGCTGTCAGTGTGAAGGCTGGGGCGCGGCGGACGTGACCACCGCGATCACAGGCTCCGCCAACCGCGATGTCGGCGGCGTGACCAACATCTCCGTGCTGAGCTTCAGCGCCTCGGCCACTACGGCGGTCTCGAAGGTTAGGATCGGCTCGACCTTCGAGGTCACCCACGATTATCATCCGTCCGGGACGACGGCTGATCTGTACGAAGTCTTGGTGAGCATCAAGAACATCAGCGCCAACCCGGAACACGTGCTCTATCGCCGGGTGATGGACTGGGACATCTACCCGACGCCCTTCAACGAATACGTCACCATCAACAACGGCTCCGCGGCGGATCTGTTCCGCACCGACACCAACGGCTTCAACAGCGGCGATCCGTTCTCGTTTTCCAGCTACCAGCCGGGTCCCGTGACCGACGCTGGCCCGGCTGATCACGGTGCGCTGTTCGATTTCGATTTCGGCATGCTGGCCCCGGGCGCCACCAAGCAGTTCAAGACGTTCTACGGCGCCGCCGCGACCGAAGTCGCGGCGCTCGCGGACGTCACCTCGGTGGGCGCCGAGGCTTTCTCGTTCGGTCAGCCGAATGTTCCGGGTGGACCCGATCTCGGCATTCCCAACACGTTCATTTTCGCCTTCGCTGGCGTCGGCGGCAATCCGGTCTTCTGCGGCGACGGACACGTTGATACGGGTGAAGAGTGCGACGACGGCAACAACATCGATGGCGACTGTTGCTCGGCGCGTTGCAAGTTCGAAGACACCGCTACCTCATGCACCGCCGACCAGGATGCGTGCACGCTCGATCACTGCGATGGCGCCGGCGCCTGCGTCGTTGGCGATCCTGTGAAGGTTGACGATGGTAACGCGTGTACGAAGGATACGTGTGACCCAGTCACGGGTCAGGTGAGCCATACGCCAGTCGACAACGGCACTGCTTGCGATGATGGTAGCGCCTGTACCCAGACCGACACCTGTCAGGAGGGTCAATGCACCGGCAGCAACCCAGTGACGTGTTCGGCGAGCGACCAATGTCACGTCGCGGGCACGTGCGATCCGAGCACCGGCGTGTGCTCGAATCCGGCGAGACCCGACGGTAGCGCGTGCAACGACGGCAGCGCGTGCACCCAGACCGATACCTGTCAGGCGGGTAGCTGTAGCGGCAGCAATCCGGTGACCTGTTCGGCGAGCGACCAATGTCACGTCGCGGGCACGTGCGATTCGAGCACCGGCGTGTGCTCGAATCCGGCGAAACCCGACGGCAGCGCGTGCAGTGACGGCAGCGCGTGCACCCAGACCGATACCTGTCAGGCGGGGAGCTGCACCGGCAGCAATCCGGTGACCTGTTCGGCGAGCGATCAATGTCACGTCGCGGGCACGTGCGACGCGAGCACCGGCGCGTGTTCGAATCCCGCGAAGCCGGACGGCAGCGCGTGCAACGACGGTAGTGCGTGTACTCAGACCGATACCTGTCAGGCGGGGACTTGCACGGGCAGCAACCCGGTAACGTGTTCGGCGAGCGATCAGTGCCACGTCGCCGGTGTGTGCGATCCGAGTACCGGTGCGTGTTCGAATCCCGCGAAACCCGATGGCAGCGCGTGTGATGATGGCAACGTCTGCACGACGCCCGATGTCTGCCAGCAGGGTTCCTGTGTCGGCGGCGCGGCGCTTAGCTGCGACGACGGCAATCCATGCACCGACGATCAGTGCACGGCGACCGGTTGTGTGCACAGCAACAACACCGCTCCGTGTGACGACGGCTTCGCCTGCACCACCAACGACACGTGCAGTAACGGTTCATGCGTCGGCGGCACGCTGCTCAGTTGCGACGACGGCAATCCCTGCACCGACGATCAGTGCACAGCGACCGGCTGTGCGCACAGCAACAACACCGCCCCGTGTGACGACGGTGTCGCCTGCACGATCAACGACACGTGCAGCAACGGTTCGTGCATCGGCGGCACGCTGCTCAGTTGCGATGACGGCAATCCCTGCACCGACGACTCGTGCGGCCCGACTGGCTGCGTGCACACCAACAACACTGCGCCGTGTACCGTGAGCGGCGAAGACGATGGCGACGATCACGAAGGCGGGCAATGCCACGCTTCGGGTGAACCCGACCAACACTTCGGATTCTTCGGCGGCGAGCACCACACCGGCGACCATCACGGCGACGGCGGCCATGATGACGGGGATGATGACGACGACGGCGGCGTCGGCATCTGCAGCGAGGGTGTCTGCGTTCCGGTTTGCACGCGGGAGAGCTGCAGCGATCATGACGCCTGCACCATCGATGCGTGCGATGCGGCGGGCGCCTGCACACACACGCCGGTCAGCGTCGACGATCAAAACGCCTGCACTCGCGATACCTGCGACCGTGAAGAGGGTGTGCGACACAAGCCAATCGACATCGACGATCACAACCGCTGCACCGTCGACGCCTGCGATCCGCTCAACGGGGTCAGTCACACACCGGTCCCGGTTGACGACGGCAACGCCTGCACGGTTGATTCCTGTGATCCAAGGAGGGGTGTGCGACACGAGTCGGTAAATGTTGACGACCACAACCGTTGCACCGCCGATGCGTGCGATCCGCTGACCGGATCCGTCACCCACACGCCGATCCCCGGATGTCGGCGCTGA
- a CDS encoding carboxymuconolactone decarboxylase family protein — protein MPRLRQVPRSDAAPEVIEMYNLLFGDRDPVAQPGTATGTPGDWWTVFALVPDVFRHAVAGFGLYRSPQRTLDPQLRELGQTRAGFTRGSQFVFSQHCKSCRAVGLSEEKIAAIPAWQTADIFTPVERAVLAYTDELVLQGGRVQDATFDRLKAVLSDEQILEFTYITCTYEMHATMCRALRLEYDDVAERITEIAAPSGGAARDIMRDISRPSDKE, from the coding sequence ATGCCACGCCTTCGCCAAGTACCGCGCAGCGACGCAGCACCCGAAGTCATCGAAATGTACAACCTGTTGTTCGGCGACCGCGACCCGGTCGCGCAACCGGGGACGGCGACGGGGACGCCGGGCGACTGGTGGACTGTGTTCGCGCTGGTTCCCGATGTGTTCCGGCACGCGGTCGCGGGCTTCGGGTTGTATCGCAGCCCGCAGCGCACGCTCGATCCGCAACTGCGCGAACTGGGACAGACTCGCGCCGGCTTCACGCGCGGCAGTCAGTTCGTGTTTTCCCAGCACTGCAAGTCGTGTCGCGCGGTGGGGCTGAGCGAAGAGAAGATCGCGGCGATCCCGGCGTGGCAGACGGCTGACATCTTCACTCCGGTCGAACGAGCCGTGCTCGCCTACACCGACGAACTGGTGCTGCAAGGTGGCCGCGTGCAGGACGCAACGTTCGATCGACTGAAGGCCGTGCTCTCCGACGAACAGATCCTCGAGTTCACGTACATCACCTGCACCTACGAGATGCACGCGACGATGTGTCGCGCGCTGCGCCTCGAGTACGACGACGTCGCCGAACGAATCACTGAGATCGCGGCGCCGAGTGGCGGTGCCGCGCGCGACATCATGCGCGACATCAGCCGCCCCAGCGACAAAGAGTGA
- a CDS encoding DUF2834 domain-containing protein — MNWKRLGLMVVLADFVALTAYAVYYHGYLAFFDLHATNAIGVQVFTDLIIALGLFSLWMVRDAREHGISPVPYLLLILTLGSIGALAYLIRRFRDEPASTTVDARSHLAVSGASRRA, encoded by the coding sequence ATGAATTGGAAACGACTTGGATTGATGGTGGTGTTGGCTGACTTCGTCGCGCTCACCGCCTACGCGGTGTACTACCACGGGTACCTCGCGTTTTTTGATCTGCACGCAACCAACGCGATCGGCGTGCAGGTCTTCACCGACCTGATCATCGCGCTCGGATTGTTCTCGCTGTGGATGGTGCGCGACGCCCGCGAGCACGGGATTTCCCCAGTGCCCTATCTGTTGCTGATCCTCACCCTCGGCAGCATCGGTGCGCTGGCGTACCTCATACGGCGCTTTAGAGACGAACCAGCGAGCACGACGGTCGACGCGCGGAGCCACCTGGCGGTCAGCGGTGCCAGCCGTCGCGCCTGA
- a CDS encoding sigma-54-dependent Fis family transcriptional regulator has product MKPRILIVDDETRMATVIAMALGRAGYECETCSDGAAALKALEARPADLVVTDWKMPQMDGIELLRQLHARQPALPVILVTAHGSVPSAVAAMRDGAFDYVTKPFDNDELRAIVARALDLTRLERENRYLRQEVASRYAPAAMVAESSRSKDVLDLVRRVAPSRATVLIQGESGTGKELIARLLHYWSDRVGRPFVPVNCKAFAEGVLESELFGHEKGAFTGAAAARIGCFERATGGTLFLDEIGETAPDFQAKLLRVLQDGEVLPVGGTQPRTIDVRVVAATNRVLRDEIAAGRFREDLYFRLNVIPIQLAPLRERREDILPLARHFLDRHAAEAGRALTLASESEETLNTHPWPGNVRELENAIERAVVLARTEVITPEDLLLEHRGGPAESTRDGSLHHALDHTAAARIRAALNSANGQRNEAARALGIDRTTLYRMMKRFGL; this is encoded by the coding sequence ATGAAGCCCCGCATTCTGATCGTCGATGACGAAACGCGCATGGCGACGGTGATCGCCATGGCGCTGGGGCGCGCCGGGTACGAGTGCGAAACGTGCAGCGACGGAGCCGCAGCGCTGAAAGCCTTGGAGGCGCGACCCGCTGACTTGGTCGTCACCGATTGGAAGATGCCGCAGATGGACGGGATCGAGCTGCTACGGCAGTTGCATGCGCGCCAGCCGGCACTGCCGGTGATTCTCGTCACGGCGCACGGCAGCGTGCCGTCAGCGGTCGCCGCGATGCGCGACGGGGCGTTCGACTACGTGACGAAACCGTTCGACAACGATGAGTTGCGCGCGATCGTCGCCCGCGCCCTCGACCTAACGCGCCTCGAGCGCGAGAACCGCTACCTCCGACAAGAGGTGGCCAGCCGCTACGCGCCGGCCGCGATGGTCGCCGAGAGTTCTCGCAGTAAGGATGTGCTCGATCTCGTGCGCCGCGTCGCGCCGAGTCGGGCGACGGTGTTGATTCAAGGCGAGAGTGGCACGGGCAAGGAACTGATCGCCCGCCTGCTGCACTATTGGAGCGATCGTGTCGGCCGCCCGTTCGTGCCCGTGAACTGCAAGGCGTTCGCTGAAGGAGTGTTAGAGAGCGAGCTGTTCGGACACGAGAAGGGTGCGTTTACCGGCGCCGCGGCGGCGCGCATCGGGTGCTTCGAGCGGGCCACCGGCGGCACGCTGTTCCTCGATGAAATCGGCGAGACCGCGCCAGATTTTCAAGCCAAGTTGCTGCGCGTGCTGCAAGACGGCGAGGTGCTACCCGTCGGCGGCACGCAGCCGCGCACCATCGACGTGCGTGTCGTCGCCGCCACCAACCGCGTCTTGCGCGATGAGATTGCGGCCGGCCGCTTCCGCGAAGATTTGTACTTCCGCCTCAACGTGATCCCGATCCAGCTTGCGCCCCTGCGCGAGCGTCGCGAGGACATCCTGCCGCTGGCGCGCCACTTCCTCGATCGCCATGCCGCCGAAGCGGGGCGCGCGCTGACCCTTGCGTCCGAATCAGAGGAGACCCTGAACACCCATCCGTGGCCCGGCAACGTCCGCGAGCTGGAGAACGCCATCGAGCGCGCCGTCGTACTCGCGCGCACCGAAGTCATCACGCCGGAAGACCTCCTGCTGGAGCACCGCGGTGGGCCCGCCGAGTCAACTCGGGACGGCAGCCTGCACCACGCCCTCGATCACACCGCCGCCGCGCGCATCCGCGCGGCGCTCAATAGTGCAAACGGCCAACGCAACGAAGCCGCCCGCGCCCTCGGCATCGACCGCACAACGCTGTACCGGATGATGAAGCGATTCGGGTTGTGA
- a CDS encoding methylated-DNA--[protein]-cysteine S-methyltransferase produces the protein MKSHDDELIAMLIDDAKPSVALQRWLDSDRGRRKLAEYQRVLSGLQRLYSNVAGAMAPRAAYYDSITTPIGRVFVATIEGGLVRVSFRRSESAFASDLRQELGTEVMKSASKTKAVVHQIRDYFAGRRTAFDVQTDLSHVTPFQRRVLLATAQIPRGRVVSYGDIAKRIGRPRGSRAVGQALGHNPIPIVIPCHRIIATDGKLGGYTGGLTIKRKLLRLEGALAANA, from the coding sequence ATGAAATCTCATGATGATGAACTGATCGCGATGCTGATCGATGACGCGAAGCCGTCGGTCGCTTTGCAACGCTGGCTCGACAGCGATCGCGGACGGCGGAAGTTGGCCGAGTATCAACGCGTGCTCAGCGGGCTTCAGCGTTTGTATAGCAATGTCGCCGGCGCCATGGCTCCTCGCGCGGCCTACTACGATTCCATCACCACACCGATCGGCCGCGTGTTCGTCGCCACCATCGAAGGCGGGTTGGTGCGCGTGTCGTTCCGTCGGAGCGAATCGGCGTTCGCCAGTGATCTACGCCAGGAGCTCGGGACAGAGGTAATGAAGTCCGCCTCAAAGACGAAGGCGGTTGTGCATCAGATCCGGGACTACTTCGCCGGTCGTCGGACCGCATTCGATGTGCAAACCGATCTCAGCCACGTCACTCCGTTTCAGCGGCGGGTATTGCTCGCGACCGCGCAAATCCCGCGGGGCCGCGTGGTGTCGTACGGCGACATTGCCAAGCGAATCGGCCGCCCGCGTGGCAGCCGCGCCGTCGGCCAAGCGCTCGGTCACAACCCGATCCCGATCGTCATCCCATGCCATCGCATCATTGCGACCGACGGCAAACTCGGGGGCTACACCGGCGGTCTGACGATCAAGAGGAAGCTGCTGCGACTGGAAGGAGCGTTGGCGGCGAATGCGTGA
- a CDS encoding RNA polymerase sigma factor, protein MKSQPERRFAFHIAPYWSVTRGKMNPPSSFAEFAERHRSDILRYLVRMLGNEPDAQDACQDAFLRAQRAFANLAPDSNVRAWLYRIATNGALNAMRRRSRLAARAVEVDLDTLPASVSVSADQRQELRAVADAVRLLPPRQRAALMLRQFHDMNYSEIAAAVGGNEATARANVYQAIKKLRAVLGGTQ, encoded by the coding sequence GTGAAATCGCAACCGGAACGTCGGTTCGCGTTTCACATCGCCCCCTACTGGAGTGTTACAAGGGGCAAGATGAATCCGCCGTCGTCATTCGCTGAATTCGCCGAGCGCCATCGATCGGACATTCTGCGTTATCTGGTACGAATGCTCGGCAACGAGCCCGACGCACAGGATGCGTGTCAGGATGCGTTCCTGCGGGCGCAGCGGGCGTTTGCCAACTTGGCACCCGACTCGAATGTGCGCGCGTGGCTGTATCGCATCGCGACTAACGGCGCGCTCAACGCCATGCGCCGGCGGTCACGGCTCGCCGCGCGGGCGGTTGAGGTCGACCTTGACACGCTGCCGGCAAGCGTCAGTGTGTCCGCCGATCAGCGTCAGGAGCTGCGCGCGGTGGCGGACGCCGTACGGTTACTGCCACCGCGCCAGCGCGCGGCGCTGATGCTGCGGCAGTTCCACGATATGAATTACAGCGAGATTGCCGCCGCCGTCGGCGGCAACGAGGCGACCGCACGCGCCAACGTCTACCAGGCGATCAAGAAACTGCGCGCGGTGCTCGGAGGTACACAATGA
- a CDS encoding alpha/beta fold hydrolase — MSTYVLVHGSWHGAWCWYKIVPRLEQAGHTVVALDLPSHGRDRTPPGDVSMADYVEAIGRVLDAADEPVVLVGHSRGGLAITQAAEERPEKIRSLVYLAAFLIGDGETILPLAFADTDSLIMPNLDVDQDAGWDMLRRDAFKATLYADCSEDDVALAHALLTPEPSGPTNTPMRTTAQRFGRIPRVYIELLQDRAVSPALQRQMYTAMPCRKVLSIDASHSAYFSRPDELASKILHAGGDIYDLRSRQRCDENHQHIEDEMRDH, encoded by the coding sequence ATGAGCACATATGTTTTGGTTCACGGCTCGTGGCATGGCGCGTGGTGTTGGTACAAGATCGTGCCGCGACTCGAACAGGCGGGCCACACGGTCGTCGCCCTCGACTTGCCCAGCCACGGGCGCGATCGAACACCGCCGGGTGACGTGTCGATGGCCGACTACGTCGAGGCAATCGGCCGAGTCCTCGACGCGGCAGACGAGCCGGTCGTGCTGGTCGGCCACAGTCGCGGCGGGCTGGCGATCACGCAAGCGGCGGAAGAGCGCCCCGAGAAGATTCGCTCGCTGGTGTACCTGGCGGCGTTCCTCATTGGCGATGGTGAGACGATTCTTCCGCTCGCGTTCGCGGACACTGATTCGCTCATCATGCCCAACCTCGACGTCGATCAGGACGCGGGCTGGGACATGCTACGGCGTGACGCCTTCAAGGCGACGCTCTACGCCGATTGTTCCGAGGACGACGTGGCGCTCGCCCACGCGCTGCTTACTCCCGAACCGAGTGGTCCGACAAACACACCGATGCGGACAACGGCCCAACGCTTCGGACGCATTCCACGGGTCTACATCGAACTCCTGCAAGATCGAGCGGTGTCACCCGCGCTGCAGCGGCAGATGTACACGGCAATGCCGTGCCGGAAAGTATTGTCGATCGATGCAAGTCACTCCGCGTATTTCTCGAGGCCCGACGAACTTGCGAGTAAGATTCTGCACGCCGGCGGCGATATCTACGATCTCCGCTCACGCCAGCGGTGCGACGAGAATCACCAGCACATCGAAGACGAGATGAGAGACCACTGA
- a CDS encoding CPBP family intramembrane metalloprotease — MPVDLRSVAPDCYSERVVDKVLARAAQLALLGFGIVTAAFALPVFDVWARLIIANAALAAIGLAALDDDRRARLRPTLTGTVLGVISAAALYGGAWVISRVPAAAAQTHQFVAWTAGHSVGFVAATLPIAVLGEELFWRAALIDPLRQRLPLLTSVAASTVVYALAHIASGTWLLPFAAFGAGLVWALLFAATGNLTASVVSHLVFDVLVILVAPLA; from the coding sequence ATGCCGGTCGACTTACGCTCCGTCGCTCCCGACTGCTATAGCGAGCGCGTGGTCGACAAAGTGCTAGCACGCGCTGCGCAGCTCGCTCTTCTCGGCTTCGGCATCGTTACCGCTGCCTTTGCGCTTCCCGTCTTCGACGTATGGGCGCGACTAATCATTGCCAACGCGGCCCTCGCTGCTATTGGCCTGGCCGCACTTGATGACGATCGCCGCGCACGACTGCGTCCGACGCTCACCGGCACTGTACTCGGCGTGATCAGCGCTGCGGCGTTGTATGGTGGCGCGTGGGTGATCAGTCGAGTGCCTGCGGCGGCGGCGCAGACGCATCAGTTCGTTGCGTGGACCGCCGGTCATTCCGTTGGCTTCGTCGCGGCGACGCTGCCGATCGCGGTACTCGGTGAAGAGCTGTTCTGGCGCGCGGCTCTGATAGACCCGCTGCGGCAGCGCCTACCGTTGCTGACTTCGGTCGCGGCGAGCACAGTTGTCTACGCCCTCGCGCACATCGCGTCAGGGACTTGGCTCCTACCGTTCGCGGCCTTCGGTGCCGGGCTGGTCTGGGCCCTGTTGTTTGCGGCGACCGGCAACCTCACCGCTTCAGTGGTCTCTCATCTCGTCTTCGATGTGCTGGTGATTCTCGTCGCACCGCTGGCGTGA
- the rimO gene encoding 30S ribosomal protein S12 methylthiotransferase RimO, with protein sequence MARRIYLQSLGCPKNLVDSEQMLGLAARAGAEIVLDPADADVLVVNTCGFIGEAKKESIEAILELAQLKQSAPGKRLIVTGCLVQRYGSELAQALPEVDGFLGTGDFTRLPELLDAPGTADLSAYRHAAHLLPSIDVPRARTGHFFSAYLKISEGCDHRCSFCIIPKIRGRHESKTLDGVIAEAEALVRDGVVELNLIAQDLTAYGKDRRDGSSLSSLLQRLAAIDGLRWIRLLYTYPRYVTDELLDTIANEPKICRYIDMPLQHISDTMLTRMRRERSGDAVRRLVSRMRARVPGLALRTSFIVGFPGETDADFAELEAFIPAARFDNVGVFRYSREEGTEAATLDQQVSARVKQQRYHRLMTAQAGVAAALNRERVGSVQPVLVCGTNTAGRWYGRSPAQAPDIDGVVYLDGADTPGAIVDTTIVDATIYDLEGCRATPVDSAGDCL encoded by the coding sequence ATGGCACGGCGCATATACCTGCAGAGCCTGGGCTGCCCCAAGAATCTCGTCGACAGCGAGCAAATGCTCGGCCTGGCGGCGCGCGCCGGCGCCGAGATCGTCCTCGATCCTGCCGACGCCGATGTGTTGGTCGTCAACACCTGCGGGTTTATCGGCGAGGCCAAGAAGGAATCGATCGAAGCCATCCTCGAATTGGCACAGCTCAAGCAATCAGCGCCGGGCAAGCGGCTCATCGTCACCGGCTGTCTAGTGCAGCGCTACGGGTCAGAGTTGGCGCAAGCGCTGCCGGAAGTCGACGGCTTCTTAGGCACCGGTGATTTCACGCGGTTGCCCGAGTTGCTCGACGCTCCGGGCACCGCTGATCTCAGCGCCTACCGCCATGCGGCCCATCTGCTACCGAGCATCGATGTGCCGCGCGCGCGCACCGGACACTTCTTCAGCGCCTACCTCAAGATCTCCGAGGGTTGCGACCATCGCTGCAGTTTCTGCATCATTCCCAAGATCCGCGGTCGACACGAGAGCAAAACGCTCGACGGTGTGATCGCCGAGGCCGAGGCGCTGGTCCGCGATGGTGTGGTCGAACTGAATCTCATTGCGCAGGATCTCACGGCCTATGGCAAGGATCGGCGCGACGGCTCATCGCTGAGTTCGTTGTTGCAACGGCTGGCCGCGATCGACGGGCTCCGTTGGATTCGGCTGCTGTACACCTATCCGCGCTACGTCACCGACGAGTTGCTCGACACCATCGCCAACGAGCCGAAGATATGCCGCTACATCGACATGCCGCTGCAGCACATCAGCGATACGATGCTCACGCGTATGCGGCGCGAACGCAGCGGCGACGCCGTGCGGCGGCTGGTCAGCCGCATGCGTGCGCGCGTGCCGGGGCTGGCGCTGCGGACCTCGTTCATCGTCGGCTTCCCCGGTGAGACCGACGCTGACTTCGCCGAGTTGGAAGCGTTCATCCCCGCGGCGCGCTTCGACAACGTCGGCGTCTTCCGCTACTCGCGCGAAGAGGGCACCGAGGCCGCGACCCTCGACCAACAAGTTTCCGCTCGCGTGAAACAGCAGCGCTACCACCGGCTGATGACCGCCCAGGCTGGTGTTGCTGCCGCGCTCAACCGCGAGCGCGTCGGCTCCGTGCAGCCGGTGTTGGTGTGCGGGACGAATACCGCCGGCCGCTGGTACGGTCGTTCGCCGGCGCAGGCACCCGACATCGACGGGGTCGTCTATCTCGACGGAGCCGACACCCCTGGCGCCATCGTGGACACAACGATTGTCGACGCGACAATCTATGATCTTGAGGGTTGCCGCGCGACCCCAGTTGACAGTGCAGGGGATTGCCTCTAA